One Thermoplasmatales archaeon genomic window carries:
- a CDS encoding TIGR00375 family protein: MLVNADFHIHSSFSGGSSEKIDLKNLAIGAKKKGLNILGTGDCLHEKWQKEIKKYYSKGKIEVEGINFVLTCEVEDKNRVHHLLLFPDFDSVEQFKESVKNYIKDEFSGRPKIFAGGNELIEISFEANALVGPAHAFTPYTSLYAYFNSVLEYYGKKPSFVELGLSADSNYADRIKELNSLPFLTNSDAHSSSPHRLGREFNRIEINEFSWDEIKNAIAKGKIAINAGYPPEKGKYNRTACCFCYRIYEKNEAEKMGWKCRCGGKIKKGVKDRIDELADYDEPVHPENRARYVHLIPLVEIIASSLRISPYSSLAIKRWEELLSFGSEINLLLDANLSELRKKSPQAIIDAIASFREGKIKIIPGGGGKYGELII; the protein is encoded by the coding sequence ATGCTTGTAAATGCTGATTTCCATATTCATTCCTCATTTTCTGGCGGGTCTTCGGAAAAAATTGATTTAAAAAATCTTGCAATTGGGGCTAAAAAGAAGGGATTGAATATTTTGGGCACCGGCGATTGCCTGCATGAAAAATGGCAGAAAGAAATAAAGAAATATTATTCAAAAGGGAAAATAGAGGTGGAAGGAATAAATTTTGTACTCACTTGCGAAGTAGAAGACAAAAACAGGGTTCATCATCTTTTGCTCTTTCCAGACTTTGACTCAGTTGAGCAATTCAAAGAAAGTGTAAAAAATTATATAAAGGATGAATTCAGCGGAAGGCCAAAAATTTTTGCTGGTGGAAATGAGCTTATTGAAATTTCCTTTGAAGCAAATGCTTTGGTTGGGCCGGCGCATGCCTTCACGCCCTATACTTCTCTATATGCTTATTTTAACTCAGTATTAGAATATTATGGAAAAAAACCATCTTTCGTTGAACTTGGGCTAAGTGCTGATTCAAACTATGCAGATAGAATAAAAGAATTAAATTCATTGCCTTTTTTAACAAATTCAGATGCTCATTCTTCCTCACCTCACCGCTTGGGAAGGGAATTTAATAGAATTGAAATAAATGAGTTCAGCTGGGATGAAATAAAAAATGCAATTGCTAAAGGAAAAATAGCTATAAATGCTGGTTACCCTCCTGAAAAAGGTAAATATAATCGCACCGCTTGTTGTTTTTGCTATAGAATTTATGAAAAAAATGAGGCAGAAAAGATGGGATGGAAGTGCAGGTGTGGCGGAAAAATAAAAAAAGGAGTAAAGGATAGAATTGATGAGCTTGCTGATTACGATGAGCCAGTTCATCCTGAAAATAGGGCGAGATATGTTCATCTTATACCTCTTGTAGAGATAATAGCATCCTCACTTCGCATAAGCCCCTATTCATCTCTTGCCATTAAAAGATGGGAAGAACTTTTGAGCTTTGGAAGCGAAATAAATTTGCTTCTGGATGCAAATTTAAGCGAATTAAGGAAAAAATCTCCTCAAGCAATTATTGATGCAATTGCCTCTTTTAGAGAAGGAAAAATAAAAATAATTCCTGGCGGCGGGGGGAAATATGGGGAGCTGATAATATGA
- a CDS encoding ribonuclease HII has translation MICGIDEAGRGPVIGPMVVAGVWIEESDEEKLLRAGVKDSKKLTPGRREEIASYIKNNFVHEIVVIEASDIDDLRKTMTINELEAYIFASVANKNFARIYFIDSAGNDSKEFGEMIKKNLKYGEVICEHKADENYAVVSAASIIAKVERDRQIKKISEELEKIINKPLGSGYPSDEKTIEFIREWFEKFNEFPPHTRKSWKTLERIKQKRLF, from the coding sequence ATGATATGTGGTATAGACGAGGCGGGGCGCGGGCCTGTTATAGGGCCGATGGTTGTTGCGGGTGTTTGGATTGAGGAAAGCGATGAAGAGAAGCTTTTAAGGGCAGGGGTTAAGGATTCGAAAAAACTCACGCCTGGAAGGAGGGAGGAAATTGCATCTTATATAAAAAATAATTTTGTTCATGAAATTGTGGTTATAGAAGCAAGTGATATAGATGATTTGAGGAAAACAATGACAATTAATGAGCTTGAGGCATATATTTTTGCAAGTGTTGCCAATAAAAATTTTGCAAGAATTTATTTTATAGATTCTGCAGGAAATGACAGCAAAGAATTTGGGGAAATGATAAAAAAGAATTTGAAATATGGTGAAGTTATTTGCGAGCATAAGGCAGATGAAAATTATGCGGTTGTAAGTGCCGCTTCAATAATTGCAAAGGTTGAGAGAGACAGGCAAATTAAGAAAATTTCTGAAGAACTTGAAAAAATAATTAATAAACCTCTTGGAAGCGGTTATCCAAGCGATGAAAAAACAATAGAGTTCATAAGAGAATGGTTTGAAAAGTTCAATGAATTTCCACCACATACAAGAAAAAGCTGGAAAACATTGGAAAGGATAAAGCAGAAAAGATTGTTTTAA
- the hutH gene encoding histidine ammonia-lyase, whose product MKVRIDGKNIGIEDVFNVARKRYKVEIGKEAKRRVEKGRKNLLNIISKDKAVYGINTGFGELENIKISKEKIKELQKNLIRSHSCGVGEALDEEIVRAIIFLRLVSLAKGYSGVRYEIVKKLAEMLNKNFYPYIPSQGSVGASGDLVPLAHLGLAMMGEGFAFFNGKIESTGNVFKKLGIKKIEFDAKEGIAMINGTQFMAGIACLALHDAENLLKNAQIAGVMSLEALKGTDQAFREEISKLRPYEGQMAVARNLWKLTRGSEIIASHKNCEKVQDAYTLRCMPQVFGAFHEYLNFLKKIVGTEINSVTDNPLIFENFALSGGNFHGDALAISLDLLNILLTKMGNFSERRIFRLLDAKLSGLPPFLIKEPGINSGMMLLQYVAASLASENKSLAYPASVDNIPTSANQEDYQSMGSIGARKCMQIIKNTRKIIAIEYIVASQALDFFKLKASPASMKAKEIVRKYVKELKEDRAMYEDIEKIEKAVNSGEIVREVEKIVGRME is encoded by the coding sequence ATGAAAGTTCGCATTGATGGTAAAAATATTGGAATAGAAGATGTTTTTAATGTTGCAAGAAAAAGATATAAGGTTGAGATAGGTAAAGAAGCAAAGAGAAGGGTGGAAAAAGGAAGAAAAAATTTATTGAATATAATTTCAAAAGATAAAGCTGTTTATGGAATAAATACTGGCTTTGGAGAATTAGAAAATATAAAAATAAGTAAGGAAAAAATTAAGGAATTGCAAAAAAATTTGATAAGAAGTCATTCATGTGGGGTTGGAGAAGCCCTTGATGAAGAAATTGTAAGGGCAATAATTTTTTTGCGATTGGTCTCGCTTGCAAAGGGTTATTCAGGTGTAAGATATGAAATAGTTAAGAAGCTTGCTGAAATGCTAAATAAAAATTTTTATCCATATATTCCATCGCAGGGCTCTGTAGGGGCGAGTGGTGATTTGGTGCCATTGGCTCATCTTGGGCTGGCGATGATGGGTGAGGGATTTGCTTTTTTTAATGGAAAGATAGAAAGCACAGGCAATGTATTCAAAAAGTTAGGAATTAAAAAAATTGAGTTTGATGCTAAGGAAGGAATTGCTATGATAAATGGAACGCAGTTTATGGCTGGTATTGCTTGCTTAGCCCTGCATGATGCTGAGAATTTGTTAAAAAATGCCCAGATTGCAGGAGTAATGAGCTTGGAAGCTTTGAAAGGCACCGATCAAGCTTTTAGAGAGGAAATAAGCAAACTGCGCCCATATGAAGGACAGATGGCGGTTGCCAGAAATCTCTGGAAGCTTACAAGAGGAAGCGAAATAATTGCTTCTCATAAAAATTGTGAAAAAGTTCAGGATGCTTATACGCTAAGATGCATGCCCCAAGTATTTGGAGCTTTTCATGAATACTTGAACTTTCTGAAAAAAATTGTTGGGACAGAAATAAATTCTGTTACAGATAACCCTCTTATATTCGAAAATTTTGCATTATCGGGAGGAAATTTTCATGGCGATGCATTAGCAATCTCACTTGATTTACTCAATATTTTACTCACAAAAATGGGAAATTTTTCTGAAAGAAGAATATTTCGCCTTTTAGATGCAAAGCTATCTGGATTACCACCTTTTCTTATAAAAGAGCCGGGAATAAACTCAGGAATGATGCTATTGCAATATGTAGCTGCCTCTCTTGCAAGTGAAAACAAAAGCTTGGCTTATCCAGCAAGCGTTGATAACATTCCAACTTCAGCAAATCAGGAGGATTATCAATCAATGGGGAGCATAGGGGCAAGAAAATGCATGCAAATAATTAAAAACACAAGGAAAATAATAGCCATTGAATACATAGTTGCATCCCAGGCTTTGGATTTTTTCAAGCTCAAGGCATCTCCAGCAAGCATGAAGGCGAAAGAAATTGTGAGAAAATATGTTAAAGAGCTAAAAGAGGATAGAGCAATGTATGAGGATATAGAAAAAATTGAAAAAGCTGTTAATAGTGGGGAAATTGTAAGAGAAGTTGAAAAAATAGTTGGAAGGATGGAGTAA
- the uppS gene encoding di-trans,poly-cis-decaprenylcistransferase, whose translation MERIIEKKMLEEIKKENTPRHIAIIMDGNRRYAMREGLPPYKGHEIGEDKLKEVIEWCYEIGTKILTVFAFSTDNFKRSKEEVEHLMKLFEEDLKKLSQDEKIHEKRVRIKIIGSVDLLPKEVREAAIDIMKKTENYNEYYLNIAIGYGGREEIVEAIKRIAKDIENGKIEPDKIDKETVYSYLYTSHLPFPDPDLVMRTSGEERISNFLLWQLAYSELYFTDVYWPALKKTDFLKAIQSYQRRQRRYGK comes from the coding sequence ATGGAAAGGATAATTGAAAAAAAGATGCTTGAGGAGATAAAAAAGGAAAATACGCCGAGACATATAGCAATAATAATGGATGGTAACAGGAGATATGCGATGAGGGAGGGATTACCACCGTATAAGGGGCATGAAATTGGCGAAGATAAGCTTAAAGAAGTGATAGAATGGTGCTATGAAATAGGAACAAAAATATTGACTGTTTTTGCATTTTCAACAGATAATTTTAAAAGATCAAAGGAAGAAGTGGAGCATTTAATGAAACTTTTTGAAGAAGATTTAAAGAAGTTATCTCAAGATGAAAAAATACACGAGAAAAGGGTAAGGATAAAAATTATTGGAAGTGTTGATTTGTTGCCAAAAGAGGTGAGGGAAGCTGCAATAGATATTATGAAAAAAACTGAAAATTATAACGAATATTATCTAAATATAGCAATTGGTTATGGTGGAAGGGAGGAAATTGTTGAAGCAATAAAGAGAATAGCAAAAGATATTGAAAATGGAAAAATTGAACCAGATAAAATAGATAAGGAAACAGTTTATTCCTACCTCTACACCTCTCATCTTCCTTTTCCAGACCCAGATTTGGTAATGCGCACATCTGGAGAGGAAAGAATATCAAATTTTTTGCTATGGCAGCTTGCTTATTCAGAATTATATTTTACAGATGTTTATTGGCCCGCTTTGAAAAAAACAGATTTTTTAAAAGCAATTCAGTCTTATCAGAGGAGGCAGAGAAGATATGGAAAATAA
- a CDS encoding DUF131 domain-containing protein, translating into MENKIPLIFFIFAIIAFIFAFIEGELKAGLFLIFPFVYGNGIFTFIGIILLFLSFLLFFISSLKRIEGEVEYKESKGGVILIGPFPVIISDNIKNALFLLIFSLVVFIVFVLFFLAI; encoded by the coding sequence ATGGAAAATAAAATTCCTTTAATATTTTTTATATTTGCAATTATTGCATTTATATTTGCATTTATTGAAGGTGAGCTTAAAGCTGGATTATTTTTAATATTTCCATTTGTTTATGGAAATGGAATTTTCACCTTTATCGGAATAATTTTATTGTTTTTGTCTTTCCTCCTGTTTTTTATTTCCTCTCTTAAAAGAATTGAAGGAGAGGTTGAATATAAAGAAAGTAAAGGAGGAGTTATTTTAATAGGTCCTTTTCCAGTAATTATCTCAGATAATATAAAAAATGCATTATTTCTTTTAATATTTTCGTTGGTTGTTTTCATTGTTTTTGTTTTATTTTTCTTGGCTATTTAG